In Reichenbachiella agarivorans, one genomic interval encodes:
- a CDS encoding twin-arginine translocation signal domain-containing protein has translation MNARRDFIKKSTLAAGALGTSQAFGSNIITSKKATRERILGHGDYQYRLVEDWAQMWNSNLPILNCHEMVMDSKGRLIMLGDHFANNILIFDKSGKVIDSWGHSFPGGHGLTLSKEGSEDFLFIADSGWQMNNDGSYTHHSGRVAKTTIDGKILFDIGHPATIGVYEPGETFSPTETAVAPNGDIYVADGYGKDIILHYDQYGRYIRHWGGHDNSDPNYNLSNAHGVTLDTRDPDKPMLVVSSRGEQSFKFFTLDGKYIKTLHLPNMWVCRAVIDEQNLYAGVCWSQRRDEAFDWKQPTGFVTVLEGDTVVSCPGAEAPVYKKGQLQPTYQLPERPIFHGHDVCVDKDKNLYVCQWKAMRTAPFKLERV, from the coding sequence ATGAACGCAAGAAGAGACTTCATCAAAAAAAGCACACTGGCTGCAGGTGCACTGGGTACCAGTCAAGCATTTGGATCCAATATTATCACCTCCAAAAAAGCAACGAGAGAACGTATCCTTGGACATGGCGACTATCAGTACCGGTTGGTCGAAGACTGGGCACAGATGTGGAATTCCAATCTGCCCATACTCAACTGCCACGAGATGGTCATGGACAGCAAGGGTCGACTCATCATGCTCGGTGATCACTTCGCCAACAACATTCTTATCTTTGACAAATCCGGCAAGGTCATCGACTCATGGGGGCATTCATTCCCTGGAGGGCATGGATTGACTTTATCCAAAGAAGGCAGTGAGGACTTCCTCTTCATCGCCGACAGTGGCTGGCAGATGAACAACGACGGCTCCTACACCCACCACAGCGGCCGAGTAGCCAAGACCACCATCGATGGCAAAATCCTCTTCGACATAGGACATCCCGCCACGATCGGGGTGTATGAACCAGGGGAGACTTTCAGCCCTACCGAGACGGCCGTGGCACCCAATGGCGACATCTATGTAGCCGACGGCTATGGCAAAGACATCATCCTGCACTACGATCAGTACGGCCGCTATATCCGACACTGGGGAGGGCACGACAACAGCGACCCCAACTACAACCTCAGCAATGCCCATGGCGTGACGCTCGATACGCGTGACCCTGACAAGCCTATGCTGGTGGTGAGCTCACGCGGAGAGCAAAGTTTTAAGTTTTTTACCCTTGACGGAAAGTATATCAAAACGCTACACCTACCCAACATGTGGGTATGCCGCGCGGTGATCGACGAGCAAAACCTATACGCTGGCGTATGCTGGAGCCAACGACGCGACGAAGCATTCGACTGGAAGCAGCCTACTGGATTCGTGACCGTGCTGGAAGGCGACACGGTCGTGTCTTGTCCTGGTGCCGAAGCACCAGTCTACAAAAAAGGCCAACTACAGCCTACCTACCAGTTGCCTGAGAGACCTATATTTCACGGTCATGATGTCTGTGTAGACAAGGACAAAAACCTCTACGTCTGCCAGTGGAAAGCCATGCGTACCGCGCCTTTCAAATTGGAGCGGGTGTAG
- a CDS encoding c-type cytochrome domain-containing protein → MEESNLILFFGRFHPLIVHLPIGFLMIAALMEIAERLSWLSNVRPAIIFSLLLGVASAVAASVLGYMLGTSGDYAPDMLDAHMWAGIITTVVAAAALLLKTRWVDFTKVQTQLYLGLLAVMMIAMSATGHLGGNMTHGSDYLTKYAPFIPKPVDPLARPKVTDIQQAQIFGDVVHPIIRDRCMSCHSSEKQKGKLSFSSIEEYLKGGESGDLIVAGDASASELFRRISLPAGHDDIMPPEGKEPLTEEQQLLIKFWIDGAGGSFDTLISQVEVPEEVMTAASHYLGLSGDGEQMLALDSIAPKDLEQLRLMGFEVRELAAGSYALDVTLPAGTADGENIEGYLNVLDKVKDNILWLSLMDNGLGDEQMTQLATYTQLQQLKLSKNALTDAGIQQLKGLTQLQSINLYGTGITEASLITLVTLPNLQSVYIWSTSIDETQILDLQAKYSKIRLVAGS, encoded by the coding sequence ATGGAAGAATCAAACTTAATACTCTTTTTTGGGCGGTTTCACCCGCTGATCGTACACCTGCCGATTGGTTTCTTGATGATCGCAGCACTGATGGAGATCGCCGAGCGACTCAGCTGGCTGTCCAACGTCCGCCCCGCCATCATATTCTCCCTGCTGCTCGGGGTAGCCAGTGCGGTAGCGGCCAGTGTGCTGGGCTACATGCTCGGCACGAGCGGCGACTATGCACCCGATATGCTCGACGCACACATGTGGGCGGGGATCATCACTACGGTGGTTGCTGCAGCGGCACTGCTGCTCAAGACGCGTTGGGTGGATTTTACCAAAGTGCAGACTCAGCTCTACCTCGGCCTGCTGGCGGTGATGATGATCGCCATGAGTGCCACCGGGCATCTGGGCGGAAACATGACCCACGGCTCGGACTATCTGACCAAATATGCGCCTTTCATCCCTAAGCCAGTAGATCCACTGGCCAGACCGAAGGTGACCGACATCCAACAAGCACAAATTTTTGGTGATGTAGTGCATCCAATCATACGGGATCGTTGCATGAGTTGCCACAGCAGCGAAAAGCAGAAGGGCAAACTTTCTTTTTCCTCCATAGAGGAATACCTAAAAGGCGGAGAAAGCGGTGACTTGATAGTAGCAGGAGATGCCTCAGCCAGCGAGCTGTTCAGGCGGATCAGCCTGCCTGCGGGTCATGACGACATCATGCCGCCAGAGGGCAAAGAGCCCTTGACCGAGGAGCAACAGCTATTGATCAAATTTTGGATCGATGGAGCAGGAGGGAGTTTTGATACCCTGATCTCACAGGTCGAAGTACCAGAGGAGGTGATGACGGCTGCCAGTCACTACCTGGGCTTATCGGGTGATGGGGAACAAATGTTGGCTTTGGATTCCATTGCGCCCAAGGATTTGGAGCAGCTGCGCTTGATGGGGTTTGAGGTGCGCGAACTGGCGGCTGGTAGTTATGCGCTAGATGTGACTTTGCCTGCTGGTACGGCCGATGGCGAAAACATCGAAGGCTATCTCAATGTCCTCGACAAGGTGAAAGACAACATCCTCTGGCTCTCGCTGATGGACAATGGATTGGGCGATGAGCAGATGACTCAGCTGGCGACCTATACCCAACTGCAGCAACTCAAGCTCAGCAAAAATGCGCTGACCGATGCAGGCATCCAACAGCTCAAAGGACTGACTCAGCTCCAAAGTATCAACTTGTATGGTACGGGCATCACCGAGGCGAGTTTGATTACATTGGTTACACTGCCCAATCTCCAATCGGTCTACATCTGGAGTACGTCCATAGATGAAACTCAGATATTGGACTTGCAAGCAAAGTATAGCAAAATCAGGCTGGTAGCGGGGAGTTGA